A window of the Zeugodacus cucurbitae isolate PBARC_wt_2022May chromosome 4, idZeuCucr1.2, whole genome shotgun sequence genome harbors these coding sequences:
- the LOC105220892 gene encoding uncharacterized protein LOC105220892: MMMVLVALGRAVTCVMEALRILFGHLFDIFKIYLKFGLITLVFYFVAEWYILRYSDFDTFMEPKPLLKPDSNSTVGKVYRFFVDFFLG, from the coding sequence ATGATGATGGTGCTGGTGGCGCTTGGCCGTGCTGTCACTTGCGTCATGGAAGCTTTGCGCATTCTGTTCGgtcatttatttgacattttcaagATTTACCTCAAGTTCGGCCTTATTACTTTGGTGTTTTACTTCGTCGCCGAATGGTATATACTGCGTTATAGCGATTTCGATACCTTCATGGAACCGAAGCCTTTGCTGAAGCCGGACAGTAATAGTACGGTTGGTAAAGTCTATcgcttttttgtggattttttccTAGGCTAG